One genomic region from Arthrobacter sp. FB24 encodes:
- a CDS encoding protoporphyrinogen/coproporphyrinogen oxidase, protein MSGATPEPSVTSAAVVGGGISGLLSALELAKAGRHVTVLEAGEAWGGCVGSHVVGGLTLDSGAESFATRSSAVADLAAELGIAGKIVAPHPGGAWVQLPEGARELPKTGVLGIPANPWDPEVRRTLGFAGSLRASVDRFLPASVGTRAAITSVSALVRQRMGRRVLERLVEPVVGGVHSADPALLDVDMVAPGVRAGIRTHGSLAAAVAAQRRGTAAQGAKAGSAVAGLRGGMHSLVTALVAELRRRGVTLLTGTRADAVARTADGWRVSAGERMYDAGLLVVALDGPSAVGLLQDAVPGLTEHRPDAGPDVKLVTLVVDLPELDRRPRGTGILVAPQTPGIQAKALTHATAKWDWLAAASGPGTHVVRLSYGRGEGPRQDGSPEAQDAAAGPPGGAGPGAGDEGLFQAALRDASSLLTVLVTADDVLDWDVVSWGGVLPFAAVGHRQRVAQVRRVCAAEGSLVMVGGWLAGNGLAAVVDDTKRQVADVLR, encoded by the coding sequence GTGAGCGGAGCCACGCCGGAACCGTCCGTGACCTCGGCCGCGGTGGTGGGCGGCGGCATTTCGGGTCTGCTCTCGGCCCTGGAGCTTGCCAAAGCAGGCCGGCACGTCACCGTCCTGGAAGCCGGCGAGGCCTGGGGCGGCTGCGTAGGCAGCCACGTGGTGGGAGGCCTGACGCTGGACAGCGGGGCGGAGTCTTTCGCCACCCGCTCGAGTGCCGTGGCGGACCTCGCGGCGGAGCTCGGCATCGCCGGCAAAATTGTTGCGCCCCATCCTGGCGGGGCCTGGGTCCAGCTCCCCGAGGGTGCCCGGGAACTGCCCAAAACCGGTGTCCTGGGTATTCCGGCCAACCCGTGGGACCCCGAAGTCCGGCGGACACTGGGGTTCGCAGGCTCCCTCCGCGCTTCCGTGGACAGGTTCCTCCCGGCTTCGGTGGGGACCCGCGCGGCCATCACCAGCGTGTCGGCCCTGGTCCGGCAGCGGATGGGCCGCCGCGTCCTGGAACGCCTCGTGGAACCTGTGGTGGGCGGCGTCCATTCAGCCGATCCGGCGCTGCTCGACGTTGACATGGTGGCGCCCGGAGTCCGGGCCGGCATACGGACCCATGGCTCCCTGGCAGCCGCCGTTGCCGCCCAGCGCCGTGGAACCGCAGCGCAGGGTGCCAAAGCCGGATCCGCGGTCGCCGGACTGCGGGGCGGCATGCACTCGCTGGTCACCGCGCTGGTAGCCGAACTGCGGCGTCGCGGCGTGACACTCCTCACCGGTACGCGGGCGGACGCTGTGGCCAGGACCGCGGACGGCTGGCGGGTTTCGGCGGGGGAACGGATGTACGACGCCGGCCTGCTGGTAGTGGCGCTTGACGGCCCCTCCGCCGTCGGGCTGCTGCAGGATGCCGTACCCGGCTTGACGGAGCACCGGCCCGACGCCGGTCCCGATGTAAAGCTTGTGACCCTTGTTGTTGACCTCCCGGAACTGGACCGCCGGCCGCGCGGAACCGGCATCCTGGTGGCTCCGCAGACACCCGGCATCCAGGCCAAAGCGCTGACCCACGCCACCGCGAAATGGGACTGGCTGGCGGCGGCGTCGGGGCCCGGCACCCATGTCGTCCGGCTGTCCTACGGCCGGGGAGAGGGGCCGCGGCAGGATGGCAGCCCCGAGGCGCAGGATGCCGCCGCCGGCCCGCCGGGCGGTGCCGGGCCGGGGGCCGGTGACGAGGGGCTTTTTCAGGCTGCTTTACGGGATGCCTCCTCCCTCCTGACGGTGCTTGTCACAGCCGATGACGTGCTCGACTGGGACGTTGTCAGCTGGGGCGGAGTGCTGCCGTTCGCCGCCGTGGGCCACCGCCAGCGGGTGGCGCAGGTCCGCAGGGTCTGCGCCGCTGAAGGAAGCCTCGTGATGGTGGGCGGGTGGCTGGCCGGC